Proteins found in one Sporosarcina jeotgali genomic segment:
- a CDS encoding heavy metal translocating P-type ATPase — MATAEKTLKINGMTCAACANRIEKGLSKIEGVEKANVNFALESSTILYDPEQTNVEDFKARIEKIGYSVIEDKVEFDISGMTCAACATKIEKRINKMDGVSNAAVNFALETLTVHYDGSQTSSAEMIANVKKMGYELIPKTDDNDKMDHKEQEIKKQTQKFIFSAILTLPLLWTMVAHFEFTSFIYLPGFLMNPWVQLALATPVQFIVGAQFYKGAYNSLRNKSANMDVLVALGTSAAYFYSLFLTFEWMNAGSTGEPELYFEASAVIITLILLGKLFEVRAKGKTSQAIQKLLGLQAKTARVLKDGIEQEIPIEEVVTGDIILVKPGEKIPVDGEIVSGQSAIDESMITGESIPVDKVPGNPVIGATINKNGSLQIEATKVGRDSALSQIVKVVEEAQGSKADIQRLADRISGVFVPIVVGIAIVTFFVWYFVVTPGDFRSSLIPTISILVIACPCALGLATPTSIMAGSGRAAEMGMLFKGGEHLENTRSIDTVVLDKTGTVTKGEPALTDVSIAEGFVEREVLEWVASAENQSEHPLAQAIVTGVKEKGIDLIEPTSFNALPGYGIEAEVAGRHILAGTRKLMRSQAVVIGNIELAMKKMENEGKTAMLIAVDGKLAGIVAVADTVKETSKKAIERMTALGLDVILLTGDNQQTAEAIGQQVGLSHVIAEVLPEQKSDEIKKLQAQGKKVAMVGDGINDAPALALADIGMAIGTGTEVAIEAADITLMRGDLNSVADAIIMSRKTMRNIKQNLFFAFFYNTIGIPIAALGLLAPWVAGAAMAFSSVSVVLNALRLQRVKL, encoded by the coding sequence ATGGCAACTGCGGAAAAAACATTGAAGATCAATGGGATGACATGTGCGGCATGTGCAAACCGTATTGAAAAAGGGTTATCGAAAATTGAAGGGGTCGAAAAGGCGAATGTCAATTTTGCTTTGGAAAGTTCAACAATCCTATACGATCCCGAACAAACAAATGTTGAAGATTTTAAGGCGCGTATCGAAAAAATAGGATACAGCGTCATTGAAGATAAAGTGGAATTCGATATTTCGGGTATGACGTGTGCGGCTTGTGCGACAAAAATCGAGAAACGAATAAATAAAATGGACGGTGTTTCGAATGCTGCTGTCAATTTTGCGCTGGAGACGCTGACAGTTCATTACGATGGCAGTCAAACCAGTTCTGCTGAAATGATCGCCAATGTGAAAAAGATGGGATATGAGCTGATTCCCAAAACAGATGACAACGATAAAATGGATCATAAAGAACAGGAAATTAAAAAGCAAACGCAGAAATTCATTTTCTCAGCAATTTTGACCTTGCCGCTCTTATGGACGATGGTTGCGCATTTCGAGTTCACATCGTTCATCTATTTACCAGGGTTTCTCATGAATCCTTGGGTGCAGCTTGCTTTGGCTACACCTGTTCAATTCATAGTCGGTGCTCAATTTTATAAAGGGGCTTACAACTCTTTGCGCAATAAAAGTGCCAATATGGATGTGCTAGTAGCACTTGGTACGAGTGCCGCTTACTTTTATAGTCTCTTCTTGACATTTGAATGGATGAACGCCGGCAGCACAGGTGAGCCCGAGCTATACTTTGAGGCATCGGCAGTCATCATTACCCTTATTTTGCTTGGTAAATTATTCGAAGTCCGAGCAAAAGGAAAAACGAGCCAAGCGATTCAAAAACTGCTTGGTTTACAAGCGAAAACTGCACGTGTGTTGAAAGACGGAATTGAACAGGAAATTCCGATTGAAGAGGTCGTCACAGGAGATATCATCTTAGTAAAACCGGGTGAAAAAATTCCTGTTGACGGTGAAATTGTCTCAGGTCAATCAGCAATCGATGAATCGATGATTACTGGAGAAAGTATCCCTGTGGATAAAGTACCGGGAAATCCCGTAATTGGTGCAACAATCAATAAAAACGGATCCTTGCAGATCGAAGCGACAAAAGTTGGAAGAGATAGTGCGTTATCGCAAATTGTCAAAGTCGTTGAAGAAGCGCAAGGTTCAAAAGCGGATATTCAGCGTTTGGCAGATAGGATCTCCGGCGTCTTTGTTCCGATTGTCGTCGGCATCGCGATCGTGACATTCTTCGTCTGGTATTTTGTCGTCACTCCGGGAGATTTCAGATCATCCCTTATCCCGACCATTTCCATTCTCGTCATTGCCTGTCCATGTGCACTCGGTCTCGCAACTCCTACTTCCATCATGGCAGGATCGGGGAGAGCGGCTGAAATGGGAATGCTCTTCAAAGGCGGAGAACACCTTGAAAATACACGTTCCATTGACACAGTTGTGTTGGACAAAACCGGAACCGTAACGAAAGGGGAACCGGCGTTAACCGATGTTTCGATAGCTGAAGGATTTGTGGAACGGGAGGTTTTGGAATGGGTAGCTTCCGCTGAAAACCAATCTGAACACCCGTTAGCACAGGCGATTGTAACGGGCGTCAAAGAAAAAGGAATCGATTTAATCGAACCGACGTCATTTAACGCGCTACCTGGATATGGAATTGAAGCAGAGGTTGCTGGAAGGCATATACTTGCCGGAACGCGGAAACTTATGCGGAGTCAGGCCGTTGTGATTGGGAATATTGAATTGGCAATGAAGAAAATGGAAAACGAAGGGAAAACAGCAATGCTCATCGCGGTCGATGGAAAGCTTGCAGGTATCGTAGCAGTCGCAGATACTGTAAAAGAAACGTCTAAAAAAGCAATTGAGCGAATGACTGCACTTGGATTGGACGTCATCCTGCTGACTGGAGACAATCAGCAGACGGCAGAAGCAATCGGTCAGCAAGTCGGCCTGAGTCATGTCATCGCAGAAGTTCTTCCTGAACAAAAGAGCGATGAAATCAAGAAGTTGCAAGCACAAGGCAAGAAAGTCGCGATGGTCGGTGACGGCATTAACGATGCCCCGGCGTTGGCCCTTGCAGATATCGGAATGGCGATCGGTACCGGAACGGAAGTCGCAATAGAAGCAGCAGACATTACACTCATGCGCGGCGATTTGAATAGTGTGGCAGACGCCATCATCATGAGCCGGAAAACAATGCGTAATATCAAACAGAACCTGTTCTTTGCCTTCTTCTACAATACAATTGGCATTCCAATCGCTGCACTTGGCTTGTTAGCTCCTTGGGTAGCTGGAGCTGCGATGGCATTTAGTTCAGTTTCCGTCGTATTGAATGCACTCAGACTGCAGCGAGTTAAACTTTGA
- a CDS encoding helix-turn-helix transcriptional regulator: MKNNVKIARIKVSMKQDELAKVTGVTRQTIGLIEKGDYNPSLNLCIALAKALDKTLDELFWEVE; the protein is encoded by the coding sequence ATGAAAAACAATGTAAAGATAGCTCGAATAAAAGTATCTATGAAACAGGATGAACTAGCAAAAGTGACTGGCGTGACACGACAGACAATTGGTTTAATCGAAAAGGGTGACTATAACCCGAGTCTGAATCTTTGTATTGCACTTGCAAAAGCATTGGATAAAACACTTGATGAATTATTTTGGGAGGTAGAATGA
- a CDS encoding MFS transporter: MPVFMAFFMIFLAEKVMGKFGIKKTMVTGFILLGAGSVLFSQTATVDGNYWTNVLLASLLASLGNALAYLPATTASVSEAEPDRSGIASGLYNTFYQIGSAVGLAVIVAIAGAATSSSTEESPIVALNHGFQQAFFWGGIIAFVGAILAILFTRKPKRGK, translated from the coding sequence ATGCCTGTATTCATGGCATTTTTCATGATCTTTTTAGCTGAAAAGGTTATGGGTAAATTCGGGATTAAAAAGACGATGGTTACTGGTTTTATCTTACTTGGGGCCGGTTCTGTCTTATTTTCACAAACGGCTACCGTCGACGGGAATTATTGGACCAATGTATTATTAGCTTCGTTACTAGCATCTTTAGGTAATGCTCTTGCTTACCTGCCAGCCACTACGGCGTCAGTGTCGGAAGCTGAACCAGATAGATCTGGTATTGCATCAGGTTTATACAATACTTTCTATCAAATAGGATCAGCGGTTGGTTTGGCTGTAATTGTTGCTATTGCAGGAGCAGCGACTTCCTCTAGTACAGAAGAGTCCCCGATAGTTGCGCTGAATCATGGTTTCCAACAGGCATTTTTCTGGGGAGGCATCATAGCATTTGTTGGTGCTATCTTGGCAATCCTGTTTACCCGCAAACCAAAGAGGGGAAAATAG
- a CDS encoding alpha/beta fold hydrolase, translated as MESDYYEWGNRNNQTLVFLHGMGSAGLSFGELAKLIMNNYHIVSFDLPGHGGKAPLPNEKDYLPTSIVENLSILIESLGLTNVILVGHSWGAHLALYLAGLHPKKVKGLILLDGGYFQQDPVGDSLEKQLENIDVFTEKVRYPSREAFLESEKEDSPTWSKEIEAGRLAQVIEFDGEIRLAISSFTAKAVTKGIYQEQTANIFPKVLFPVLLIRSTLPVEVEDDRRTAIEYLVKNIPQAEVQAIPNTSHDIYRDAPETIACKINEWINRKL; from the coding sequence ATGGAATCAGATTACTATGAGTGGGGCAATAGAAATAATCAAACTTTAGTTTTTTTACATGGAATGGGTTCTGCGGGACTGAGTTTCGGTGAACTAGCAAAGCTTATAATGAATAATTATCACATTGTTTCTTTTGATTTACCTGGACATGGTGGAAAAGCTCCTTTGCCTAATGAGAAAGATTATTTGCCAACAAGTATTGTAGAAAACTTAAGTATATTAATTGAGTCATTGGGTTTAACTAATGTTATTCTCGTCGGACATTCATGGGGAGCACACCTTGCATTATATCTGGCTGGACTTCATCCGAAAAAGGTCAAAGGACTGATTTTATTAGACGGAGGGTATTTTCAACAAGATCCGGTCGGTGATTCCCTAGAAAAACAACTTGAAAATATTGATGTATTCACTGAGAAAGTTCGCTATCCTTCGCGAGAGGCATTTCTTGAATCTGAAAAAGAGGATTCTCCGACTTGGTCCAAAGAGATTGAAGCAGGACGCTTGGCACAAGTTATTGAATTTGACGGTGAAATCCGATTGGCTATATCTTCTTTTACAGCCAAAGCAGTAACTAAAGGAATATATCAGGAGCAAACAGCAAACATTTTCCCTAAGGTTCTTTTTCCAGTGTTGTTAATTCGTAGTACACTTCCCGTAGAAGTAGAGGATGACCGCAGAACAGCAATCGAATATTTAGTTAAGAATATCCCTCAAGCTGAGGTTCAAGCAATTCCGAACACAAGCCACGATATTTATCGGGATGCACCGGAAACAATAGCCTGTAAAATAAATGAATGGATTAACCGTAAATTGTAA
- a CDS encoding GNAT family N-acetyltransferase — MNFIFSKMSQQQAENIASNWHYEDEYSFYDVDADEEDLIEFLDPKQREDIYYIVREDDEEIGFFSFDYKAGAVDIGLGMQPELTGRGLGLEFFKAGLKFAISQFTPNEITLSVATFNDRAIKVYKKAGFEPGETFMQDTNGSRFEFLKMKYDCASK; from the coding sequence ATGAATTTTATCTTTAGTAAAATGTCACAACAGCAGGCGGAAAATATTGCATCAAATTGGCACTATGAAGATGAATACTCTTTTTATGACGTGGATGCTGATGAGGAGGATTTAATCGAATTTTTGGATCCGAAACAAAGAGAGGACATTTATTATATTGTTAGGGAAGATGATGAAGAAATCGGGTTCTTTAGTTTTGATTACAAGGCGGGCGCAGTTGATATTGGGTTAGGAATGCAACCTGAATTGACTGGTCGAGGACTTGGTTTAGAGTTCTTTAAAGCTGGGCTGAAATTTGCTATATCCCAATTCACCCCTAATGAAATAACACTTTCCGTTGCCACTTTTAATGATAGGGCTATAAAGGTCTATAAAAAAGCAGGATTTGAACCTGGCGAAACTTTTATGCAAGATACAAATGGGAGTCGTTTTGAGTTTTTGAAAATGAAGTATGACTGCGCAAGTAAATAA
- the copZ gene encoding copper chaperone CopZ, with translation MKEVLKVEGMSCGHCVNSIESSVGELKGVSSVKVDLAGNEVTVEYDNEATLGQIKETIEDQGYEVA, from the coding sequence ATGAAAGAAGTGTTAAAAGTAGAAGGTATGTCTTGCGGTCATTGCGTAAATTCAATCGAGTCAAGCGTCGGTGAACTAAAAGGTGTTTCTTCAGTTAAAGTGGATCTTGCGGGAAATGAAGTAACCGTAGAATACGATAACGAAGCAACATTGGGACAAATAAAGGAAACGATTGAAGACCAAGGCTATGAAGTTGCTTAA
- a CDS encoding metal-sensitive transcriptional regulator, protein MTESAKKTVQPNKQQLLNRLKRIEGQVRGVHQMVESDRYCVDILHQISAIQSAMNKVSLALLEDHTHHCVVNAIKGQDGEAAIEELMSVMKTMTK, encoded by the coding sequence ATGACTGAATCGGCAAAGAAAACTGTCCAGCCGAATAAGCAACAGTTATTAAATCGATTGAAACGAATTGAAGGACAAGTAAGAGGTGTTCATCAAATGGTGGAAAGTGATCGCTATTGTGTAGACATTCTCCATCAGATTAGCGCGATTCAATCCGCGATGAACAAAGTTTCTTTAGCCTTATTAGAAGACCATACCCACCACTGTGTCGTCAATGCCATTAAAGGGCAAGATGGAGAGGCAGCTATAGAAGAGCTTATGAGCGTCATGAAAACAATGACAAAATAA
- a CDS encoding cysteine hydrolase family protein, with the protein MKQALLVIDAQQELIDGNEKEKSVLNTDNLLDNINSVLKKALDSDSFVIFIRDKDVAEGHGKGFEIHSDIDIPKEAKIFDKEATNSFYGTPLLDFLQDNVVKHLVVMGCKTEHCIDTAVRTATVNGFDVTLVGDGHSTTDSQSITAEQIIDHHNEVLHGHYNVDNFSVVRNVSENLFIPNHDDYR; encoded by the coding sequence TTGAAACAGGCTTTACTAGTCATTGATGCACAACAAGAATTGATTGACGGTAATGAAAAAGAGAAGAGTGTCTTGAATACAGATAATCTGTTAGATAATATTAATTCAGTGTTGAAAAAGGCATTAGACTCAGATAGTTTTGTTATTTTCATAAGAGATAAAGATGTTGCAGAAGGCCATGGTAAAGGATTCGAGATTCATTCCGATATTGATATACCTAAAGAGGCAAAGATATTTGATAAAGAGGCAACAAATTCGTTTTACGGCACTCCATTATTGGATTTTTTACAAGATAACGTGGTTAAACACCTGGTTGTTATGGGTTGCAAAACAGAGCATTGTATTGATACAGCAGTTAGAACAGCAACAGTAAATGGTTTCGACGTGACCTTAGTTGGAGATGGTCACTCAACAACAGATTCCCAATCTATAACTGCCGAGCAGATTATCGACCATCATAATGAAGTCCTACATGGACATTACAATGTCGATAATTTTTCAGTGGTTAGAAATGTGAGTGAAAATTTATTTATACCTAATCACGATGATTATCGATAA